TAGCTTTCAACGGAATACGGCTTGGGCTACGGATGGCGTGCCGATGGGGGGCTATGGATACCCGGTGAACCCGGTGGGGCTGATCTGTTCGATGTTCCGGCCGAGTGATGATGCGACGATTTTTCCGTTCCTGGTGCCGTCGAATTTCTTTGCGGTGGTGAGTTTGAAGCAGGCGGCGGAAATGGTGCAGACGATTCATGGGGACGCGGCGCTGGCGCAGGGGTGTCTGTCGCTGGCCCGGGAAGTGGAGGCGGCCTTGGAGCATTACGCGGTGGTGAATGACCCGGTGATGGGGCGGGTGTATGCCTACGAGGTGAATGGGTTTGGAAGCTATAATTTGATGGACGACGCGAATGTGCCGTCTTTGCTGGGGATGCCTTACCTGGAGGCGGTCCCGAAGACGGACCCGATCTATATAAATACCCGGAAGCTGGTGTTGTCGCACCGGAATCCCTTCTTTTTTAAGGGGACGGCGGGAGAAGGCGTGGGCGGACCGCACTGTGGCCTGAATATGATCTGGCCGTTGGGGATCATCGTCCGGGCGTTGACGAGTTCGGATCCGGCGGAGATGGGGCATTGTCTGAACATGCTGCAAACGACACACGCGGGGACCGGGTTTATGCACGAATCCTTCTTCAAAGACGACGCGACGAACTTCACGCGGAAGTGGTTTGCGTGGGCGAATACGATCTTCGGGGAACTTATCCTGAAAGTGTATCATACGGATAAGGCGCTGCTGGCGTAGGGTCAACGGTGGGCCGCGCTGGGCGGCTCAGCCGCGAGGGCGCAACAGCGCCCTACACCGCCATAATATACACCGTATACTTATAACTATGCAGTGCCCTGTCCACGCGGACGCCGGATACGGTCACGTCTAGCCGCAAGTCGGTCTTCAAAGACGAAAAGTCCTGTTGAAAAGTCCACCCGAGGGTGTTATCGCCGTAGCCCCTGTCGGTAAGAGAAAGGGTCACGGGATACGCAAAACCAGTGCTGTCGGAAACGGTAACGGAGGCGGAAGAGAAGTCCGCGGCCGACACCGAAAAAGACCAGACGGAGTAGACGAGGGGCGCCGGTATGTAGCCACTCCCGGGATAAGCTGTAAACGTATTGGAGGGCCGGGCCCCGAACCCGCCGATGACCCAAAGGGCGTTGGTGAAATCGGTATCCCCGGTGCCGACCTCAGCGAGGGCGGGGTAGAGGGCCCAGCGGCGGTGGCCGAGGGTGGTGACACCGGGATCGGAAATATACAGATCGATGGCGTCGGGGCCGGAAACACCGAGGGTGAGGTTGGAATTGGCAGCGGCGAGCTGGCCGTCCAACGTAAAGCATTTCCAGGTGAGGGGGGGATAGTGGTCGAGCGCGTCGTTGTCTTTCATCATGAGCGCGGCTTGCTGGGCCTTTAAAGTATAGTCACGGTTGAGGGTGACCGGTGGCAGCGAACAAAGCCGCCGGAAGTAGTTGAGGCGTTGGAGCTCACGAGCTTTAACAGAGTCGGGGGTGTCGCCTTGGTCGCAGTCGGAGCTATGGCCAGTCCAACCGACGGAAGCCACAGCGGAGCCGAGGTAATTAGTACGATAGTCGGTCATAGCGGCGCTGCGACCTGCGGAGTCGGAGGCAAAGGCGACCACGAACGAGGAAGGGGAGGCTGGGGTGGAGCCCGCTTCCTTTGTACAACCGTAGACACCGGCAATGCATAACCCTGCCATTGCCGGCCACACGGCCGGGAATAAGGTCCTCATAAGAGGGATAAGGTTTAATGGTTAATGGCTCTGCAGGTTACGGATACAACGCAGGGTTATGCGCGCGGGCCGGGTTAAGATTGCGGGCTGAGAGCGGGTGATTGCGGGTATAAGGTTTTCTATTCGGCTTTTACAAGAAAATACTTGGTCTTTCCCTTTTGCACAAGCAAGTAGCGATCGTGTAACAGTGAGCTGAGGGTCAAAGTGTTGTCGGTTCCTTCGACTTTGGCTTTATTGATGCTGACGCCACCGCCCTGCACCATTTTCCGGGCTTCACCTTTGCTTGGAAATATTCCGGTTTCAGCGAGGAAGGATACTATATCCACGCCTTCTTGAAGGCGGTTCCCCGGGTAAGACACTGTCGGCACACCCTCCAGGATTTCCAATAATTGCGTTTCGGTAAGCTCGTTTAATAATCCAATGGTATCGTTTGCAAAGAGGAGTTCAGAGGCCCTTACTGCAAATTCGTACGCTTCTTGCCCGTGAACGAAGGTGGTCACCTCCTTGCCTAAACGTTTTTGCAATTTACGTAATCCAGGTTCGTTTTGGTTTTCGGACAACAATTCATTAACATTTTCTTGGGAAAGAAAAGTAAATATCCTTATCCATTTGGTGGCGTCCTCGTCGGATGCATTGAGCCAGAATTGGTAGAATTGGTAGGGGGAGGTCTTTTTGGGGTCGAGCCAGACGTTGCCCTTTTCGGTTTTGCCGAACTTTCCACCGTCTGCCTTTGTCATGAGGGGGCAGGTGAAGGCAAAGGCCTCGCCCCCGCCCATCCGGCGGATGATCTCGGTGCCTGTGGTGATATTCCCCCACTGATCGCTGCCGCCCATCTGGATCTTGCAGTTTTTGTGGGCGTTGAGCCAGTAGTAGTCGTATCCCTGGATGAGTTGGTAAGTGAATTCGGTAAAGCTGATGCCGCTGTCGGAGTCTAAGCGCTTACGGACGCTGTCCTTGGACATCATATAGTTGACGGAGATGTGTTTGCCGATGTCGCGGATGAACTGCAAAAAGCCCATGTCTTTGAACCAGTCGTAGTTGTTTACGACCTCGGCGGCGTTGGGCAGGGAAGGGTCGAAATCCAGGAATTGTTCGAGCTGTGCCCGGATGCCGCTCAAATTGTGTAGTAGGGTGGCTTCATCGAGGAGCTTGCGTTCCTCGGATTTAAAGGAGGGGTCGCCGATCATGCCGGTGGCGCCGCCGACGAGGGCGATGGGCTTGTGCCCGGAGCGTTGGAGGTGGACCAGGAGCAGGATAGGGACGAGACTTCCGATATGCAGGGAATCGGCGGTAGGGTCGAAACCGATATAGGCACTGGTCATTTCCTTCGTTAACTGTTCTTCCGTACCGGGTGTGATGTCCTGGATCATACCCCTCCATTGTAGCTCTTGTATGAGATTTTTCGGCATGGGGGCAAAAGTAAAATATTTTGTATATTTATGACCTATATCCAATATTCTGTGAA
This sequence is a window from Dinghuibacter silviterrae. Protein-coding genes within it:
- a CDS encoding CAP domain-containing protein → MRTLFPAVWPAMAGLCIAGVYGCTKEAGSTPASPSSFVVAFASDSAGRSAAMTDYRTNYLGSAVASVGWTGHSSDCDQGDTPDSVKARELQRLNYFRRLCSLPPVTLNRDYTLKAQQAALMMKDNDALDHYPPLTWKCFTLDGQLAAANSNLTLGVSGPDAIDLYISDPGVTTLGHRRWALYPALAEVGTGDTDFTNALWVIGGFGARPSNTFTAYPGSGYIPAPLVYSVWSFSVSAADFSSASVTVSDSTGFAYPVTLSLTDRGYGDNTLGWTFQQDFSSLKTDLRLDVTVSGVRVDRALHSYKYTVYIMAV
- the tyrS gene encoding tyrosine--tRNA ligase is translated as MPKNLIQELQWRGMIQDITPGTEEQLTKEMTSAYIGFDPTADSLHIGSLVPILLLVHLQRSGHKPIALVGGATGMIGDPSFKSEERKLLDEATLLHNLSGIRAQLEQFLDFDPSLPNAAEVVNNYDWFKDMGFLQFIRDIGKHISVNYMMSKDSVRKRLDSDSGISFTEFTYQLIQGYDYYWLNAHKNCKIQMGGSDQWGNITTGTEIIRRMGGGEAFAFTCPLMTKADGGKFGKTEKGNVWLDPKKTSPYQFYQFWLNASDEDATKWIRIFTFLSQENVNELLSENQNEPGLRKLQKRLGKEVTTFVHGQEAYEFAVRASELLFANDTIGLLNELTETQLLEILEGVPTVSYPGNRLQEGVDIVSFLAETGIFPSKGEARKMVQGGGVSINKAKVEGTDNTLTLSSLLHDRYLLVQKGKTKYFLVKAE